A genomic region of Streptomyces diastaticus subsp. diastaticus contains the following coding sequences:
- a CDS encoding FecCD family ABC transporter permease: MTTLDTRRAPDAAARRPAGPRTLWLVVALLVLTAVMVASVAFGSRDVPWPDVRAALGGADGTLGQAAAAKRVPRTLLAVVVGAALALSGAVMQGVTRNPLADPGILGVNTGASLAVVTGVAFFGLTSPTSYIWVAIAGAAASALFVYTVGTLGRGGATPLKLALAGAVTSAAFASLVSAVILPRNDIAGSFRLWQIGGVGGASYERIGQVLPFLVAGFLLCLLSARALNSLALGDELAAGLGERVAVVRAVAALGAVLLCGAATAVAGPIAFVGLVVPHTCRLLVGVDHRWLLPLSVLLGAVLLTAADVVGRVVARPSEIDVGIVTALIGAPFFIYIVRRQKVRAL, from the coding sequence GTGACGACGCTCGACACCCGGCGCGCGCCGGACGCCGCGGCCCGGCGTCCGGCGGGCCCCCGCACCCTCTGGCTCGTCGTCGCCCTGCTGGTCCTGACGGCCGTCATGGTCGCCTCCGTCGCCTTCGGTTCCCGCGACGTGCCCTGGCCGGACGTCCGGGCGGCGCTCGGCGGGGCGGACGGGACCCTGGGGCAGGCGGCCGCCGCCAAGCGCGTCCCGCGCACCCTGCTGGCGGTGGTGGTCGGGGCGGCCCTCGCCCTCTCGGGCGCCGTGATGCAGGGCGTGACCCGCAACCCGCTGGCCGACCCGGGCATCCTCGGGGTCAACACGGGTGCCTCGCTGGCCGTGGTGACCGGCGTCGCCTTCTTCGGGCTGACCTCCCCGACCTCGTACATCTGGGTGGCCATCGCGGGGGCGGCGGCCTCCGCGCTCTTCGTCTACACCGTCGGCACCCTCGGCCGTGGCGGCGCCACCCCGCTGAAGCTGGCGCTGGCCGGCGCCGTCACCTCGGCGGCGTTCGCCTCGCTGGTCAGCGCGGTGATCCTGCCGCGCAACGACATCGCGGGCAGTTTCCGGCTCTGGCAGATCGGCGGCGTGGGCGGCGCCTCGTACGAACGCATCGGGCAGGTACTGCCCTTCCTGGTCGCGGGCTTCCTGCTCTGCCTGCTGTCGGCGCGCGCGCTCAACTCGCTCGCGCTCGGCGACGAACTGGCGGCCGGGCTCGGCGAACGCGTCGCCGTGGTCCGGGCGGTGGCCGCGCTCGGCGCCGTCCTGCTGTGCGGGGCGGCCACCGCCGTCGCCGGGCCGATCGCCTTCGTCGGCCTCGTCGTTCCGCACACCTGCCGGCTGCTCGTCGGCGTCGACCACCGCTGGCTGCTGCCGCTGTCCGTGCTGCTCGGCGCGGTCCTGCTGACCGCCGCCGACGTGGTCGGGCGGGTCGTGGCGCGGCCCTCCGAGATCGACGTGGGCATCGTGACGGCGCTGATCGGGGCGCCCTTCTTCATCTACATCGTCCGCCGACAGAAGGTGCGTGCCCTGTGA
- a CDS encoding FecCD family ABC transporter permease, translating into MSAPVLTRPGAAPAPASVAAATRRRVRGAARRRLIVLVLAVLVVAAFAVTLVAGRTYYPPADVLRVILGEQVPGASFTVGELRLPRAVLALVAGFSFGLAGVTFQTMLRNPLASPDIIGISSGASAAAAIAIVALHLGEVQVSVVAIAAGLGVALLVYSLAFKGGVAGTRLILIGIGISAMLDSVTSYVLSQAAEWDLQEALRWLTGSLNGATWDEVVPATVAAAVLTPLLLGQGRNLAALRLGDDTASALGVRVERTRITVIVAAVGLIAFATAAAGPIAFVAFLSGPIAARIVGAGGSLLVPAALVGALLVLVADFCGQFAFGERYPVGIVTGVLGAPYLVHLILRTNRAGGSL; encoded by the coding sequence GTGAGCGCCCCCGTCCTCACCCGGCCCGGCGCCGCACCGGCCCCCGCCTCCGTGGCGGCCGCCACCCGCCGCCGCGTCCGGGGCGCCGCGCGCCGCCGCCTGATCGTGCTGGTGCTGGCCGTCCTCGTGGTCGCCGCCTTCGCCGTGACGCTGGTGGCCGGGCGCACCTACTACCCGCCGGCCGACGTGCTGCGGGTGATCCTCGGCGAGCAGGTGCCGGGCGCCTCCTTCACCGTGGGCGAGCTGCGGCTGCCGCGCGCGGTCCTCGCCCTGGTGGCCGGGTTCAGCTTCGGCCTGGCGGGCGTCACCTTCCAGACCATGCTGCGCAACCCGCTGGCCAGCCCGGACATCATCGGCATCAGCTCCGGGGCGAGCGCGGCCGCCGCCATCGCCATCGTCGCCCTCCACCTCGGCGAGGTGCAGGTCTCGGTCGTCGCCATCGCGGCCGGCCTCGGCGTCGCCCTGCTGGTGTACTCGCTGGCGTTCAAGGGCGGGGTCGCGGGCACCCGGCTCATCCTGATCGGCATCGGCATCTCCGCCATGCTCGACAGCGTCACCTCCTACGTGCTGTCCCAGGCCGCCGAATGGGACCTCCAGGAGGCGCTGCGGTGGCTGACCGGCAGCCTCAACGGCGCGACCTGGGACGAGGTCGTCCCGGCGACGGTCGCGGCGGCCGTCCTCACCCCGCTGCTGCTCGGGCAGGGCCGCAACCTGGCCGCGCTGCGACTGGGCGACGACACCGCCTCGGCGCTCGGCGTCCGCGTCGAGCGGACCCGGATCACCGTGATCGTCGCGGCCGTCGGGCTCATCGCCTTCGCGACGGCGGCGGCCGGGCCGATCGCCTTCGTGGCCTTCCTCTCCGGTCCGATCGCCGCCCGGATCGTCGGCGCGGGCGGCTCGCTGCTCGTCCCTGCCGCTCTCGTCGGCGCCCTGCTGGTCCTTGTCGCCGACTTCTGCGGCCAGTTCGCCTTCGGCGAGCGCTACCCGGTCGGCATCGTCACCGGTGTGCTCGGCGCCCCCTACCTCGTCCACCTGATCCTCCGCACCAACCGGGCGGGAGGCTCCCTGTGA
- a CDS encoding ABC transporter ATP-binding protein — MTIEHSLTAEELTLGYADRTVIDSLDLAVPPGRITVIVGANACGKSTLLRSMSRLLAPRAGRVLLDGREVHRFPAKELARTMGLLPQSPLAPEGITVSDLVGRGRHPHQRAFSRWSREDDAAVASALEATRTEELADRAVDELSGGQRQRVWIAMALAQQTDLLLLDEPTTFLDVSHQVEVLDLLTDLNAARGTTVVMVLHDLNLAARYADHLIALADGRLHAQGTPAEVLTEGTARAVFGLESRIIEDPVSGRPLMLPIGRHHAAGATVQARTAVAARAASG; from the coding sequence GTGACCATCGAACACTCCCTGACCGCCGAGGAACTGACCCTCGGCTATGCCGACCGCACCGTCATCGACTCCCTCGACCTGGCGGTGCCGCCGGGACGGATCACGGTGATCGTCGGCGCCAACGCCTGCGGCAAGTCGACGCTGCTCAGGTCGATGTCCCGGCTGCTGGCGCCCCGCGCGGGCCGCGTACTGCTGGACGGCCGCGAGGTGCACCGCTTCCCGGCCAAGGAACTCGCGCGCACGATGGGACTCCTGCCGCAGTCGCCGCTCGCCCCGGAGGGCATCACCGTCTCGGACCTGGTCGGCCGGGGCCGCCACCCGCACCAGAGGGCCTTCTCCCGCTGGAGCCGGGAGGACGACGCGGCCGTGGCCTCGGCCCTGGAGGCGACGCGGACGGAGGAGCTGGCCGACCGCGCCGTGGACGAGCTCTCCGGCGGCCAGCGGCAGCGCGTCTGGATCGCCATGGCCCTGGCGCAGCAGACGGACCTGCTCCTGCTGGATGAGCCGACCACCTTCCTCGACGTGAGCCACCAGGTCGAGGTCCTGGACCTGCTGACCGACCTGAACGCCGCGCGCGGCACCACCGTCGTCATGGTCCTGCACGACCTCAACCTGGCCGCCCGGTACGCGGACCACCTGATCGCGCTGGCCGACGGCAGGCTGCACGCCCAGGGCACCCCGGCCGAGGTGCTGACCGAGGGGACCGCCCGCGCCGTCTTCGGCCTGGAGAGCCGCATCATCGAGGACCCCGTCTCGGGCCGCCCCCTGATGCTCCCCATCGGACGCCACCACGCGGCGGGCGCCACCGTCCAGGCCCGGACGGCCGTTGCGGCCCGGGCGGCGAGCGGCTGA
- a CDS encoding 3-hydroxyacyl-CoA dehydrogenase family protein — protein MDRPSLSPSASSPALRTVAVVGLGTMGTGIAEVLARAGREVVGIDISEAQAALAVTALENSTARAVSKGRLTEDERTDALARFRVFTDLQAAAGADLVVEVVPESYEVKQGLFRDLDAVVRPDAILATGTNALSVTRLAAESRFPERVLGLHFFNPAPAMKLVEVVSSVLTSPEAVTRVTELAHELGKEPVAVGDRPGFVADGLLFGYLNQAAAMYEAKYASREDIDAAMRLGCGLPMGPLALLDLIGVDTARTVLDAMYAESHDRLHAPAPVLRQLSEAGLTGRKSGRGFYTYESPGSATVVPDALTPRSGEAGPVPGRPVGSVGVAGSGTMASGIAEVFAKAGYAVVLAARGEEKAGKAKARIAKSLDRSVGRGRMTAEAAAATLALITPAGSLDAFAEVDLAVEAVAEDLEVKRQLFTTLDKVCKPGAVLATTTSSLPVVACARATGRPEDVVGMHFFNPAPAMKLVEVVRTVLTADDVHATVREVCAKIRKHPVDCGDRAGFIVNALLFPYLNNAVKMVEEHYASLDDIDAAMKLGGGYPMGPFELLDVVGLDVSLAIEQVLHQEFRDPGLAPAPLLEHLVAAGCLGRKSGRGFREHARR, from the coding sequence ATGGACCGTCCTTCCCTGTCCCCCTCCGCGTCCTCCCCCGCCCTGCGCACCGTCGCCGTCGTCGGCCTCGGCACCATGGGGACGGGCATCGCCGAGGTGCTGGCCCGCGCCGGGCGCGAGGTCGTCGGCATCGACATCAGCGAGGCGCAGGCGGCGCTCGCCGTGACCGCGCTGGAGAACTCCACCGCCCGCGCCGTCTCCAAGGGCCGCCTCACCGAGGACGAACGGACCGACGCCCTCGCCCGGTTCCGCGTCTTCACCGACCTCCAGGCGGCGGCCGGCGCCGACCTGGTCGTCGAGGTCGTCCCGGAGTCGTACGAGGTCAAGCAGGGGCTCTTCCGGGACCTGGACGCGGTGGTCCGCCCGGACGCCATCCTCGCCACCGGCACCAACGCCCTGTCGGTGACCCGGCTCGCCGCCGAGTCGCGGTTCCCGGAGCGGGTGCTCGGGCTGCACTTCTTCAACCCGGCCCCGGCGATGAAGCTGGTCGAGGTGGTCTCCTCCGTGCTGACCTCCCCGGAGGCGGTCACCCGGGTCACCGAACTCGCCCACGAACTGGGCAAGGAGCCGGTGGCCGTCGGCGACCGGCCGGGCTTCGTCGCGGACGGTCTGCTCTTCGGCTACCTCAACCAGGCGGCCGCGATGTACGAGGCCAAGTACGCCTCGCGGGAGGACATCGACGCGGCCATGCGGCTGGGCTGCGGCCTGCCGATGGGACCGCTGGCGCTGCTCGACCTGATCGGCGTGGACACCGCCCGCACCGTGCTGGACGCGATGTACGCCGAGTCCCACGACCGGCTGCACGCTCCGGCCCCGGTCCTGCGGCAGCTCAGCGAGGCCGGGCTGACCGGCCGCAAGTCGGGGCGCGGCTTCTACACGTACGAGAGCCCCGGTTCGGCCACCGTCGTGCCGGACGCGCTGACGCCGCGCTCCGGCGAGGCGGGCCCGGTCCCGGGGCGCCCGGTCGGCTCGGTCGGTGTCGCCGGGTCCGGGACGATGGCGTCGGGCATCGCGGAGGTCTTCGCCAAGGCGGGGTACGCGGTGGTGCTCGCCGCCCGCGGCGAGGAGAAGGCCGGGAAGGCCAAGGCCAGGATCGCCAAGTCGCTGGACCGCTCGGTCGGGCGGGGCCGGATGACCGCCGAGGCGGCCGCCGCGACGCTGGCGCTGATCACTCCGGCGGGCTCGCTGGACGCCTTCGCGGAGGTGGACCTCGCCGTGGAGGCGGTCGCCGAGGACCTGGAGGTCAAGCGGCAGTTGTTCACCACGCTGGACAAGGTCTGCAAGCCGGGCGCGGTGCTCGCCACCACCACCTCCTCGCTGCCGGTGGTGGCCTGCGCGCGGGCCACCGGCCGTCCCGAGGACGTCGTCGGGATGCACTTCTTCAACCCGGCTCCGGCGATGAAGCTCGTCGAGGTGGTCCGCACCGTGCTGACCGCCGACGACGTGCACGCCACCGTCCGCGAGGTCTGCGCCAAGATCCGCAAGCACCCGGTGGACTGCGGCGACCGGGCCGGCTTCATCGTCAACGCGCTGCTCTTCCCGTACCTGAACAACGCGGTGAAGATGGTCGAGGAGCACTACGCATCGCTGGACGACATCGACGCCGCGATGAAGCTCGGCGGCGGCTACCCGATGGGGCCCTTCGAACTCCTCGACGTGGTGGGGCTCGACGTCTCGCTCGCCATCGAGCAGGTCCTGCACCAGGAGTTCCGCGACCCGGGCCTGGCCCCCGCCCCGCTCCTCGAACACCTGGTGGCCGCGGGCTGCCTCGGCCGCAAGTCGGGCCGGGGTTTCCGCGAACATGCCCGCCGCTGA
- a CDS encoding TetR family transcriptional regulator, with translation MEYVQGMAQPADSVRRTTRTAPAEAPESSAGSRAAAQRLKMRRELSAAAMELFATKGYEATTVDEIAAAAGVARRTFFRHFRSKEEAIFADHDDTLTRVEAVLNAAPPHEHPLDTVCRGIKEVMKMYAGHPEISVARYRLTREVPTLREAEIASVARYERLFTRYLLGHFDEHAHMDGSDDPLLAEVAASAVVTAHNHVLRRWLRADGNGDVESQLDHAFGIVRNTFGSGIGAGRKGAVDAEQAAADQSPAAGATRQDEVLVTVARTDAPLDEVMRTIREALQQPGR, from the coding sequence ATGGAGTACGTTCAAGGCATGGCCCAGCCCGCTGACTCCGTACGACGGACCACCCGAACCGCCCCAGCCGAAGCCCCGGAGAGTTCCGCCGGGAGCCGAGCGGCGGCGCAGCGCCTCAAGATGCGGCGCGAACTGTCGGCGGCGGCGATGGAACTCTTCGCCACCAAAGGGTACGAGGCGACGACGGTCGACGAGATCGCCGCGGCCGCCGGAGTCGCCCGCCGGACCTTCTTCCGCCACTTCCGCTCCAAGGAAGAGGCCATCTTCGCCGACCACGACGACACGCTGACGCGGGTGGAGGCGGTGCTCAACGCCGCTCCCCCGCACGAGCATCCGCTGGACACGGTCTGCCGGGGCATCAAGGAAGTCATGAAGATGTACGCGGGCCATCCGGAGATCTCGGTGGCGCGCTACCGGCTGACCCGCGAGGTGCCGACCCTCCGGGAGGCCGAGATCGCCTCGGTCGCCCGGTACGAGCGGCTGTTCACCCGGTACCTGCTGGGCCACTTCGACGAGCACGCCCACATGGACGGCAGCGACGACCCGCTGCTCGCCGAGGTGGCGGCCTCCGCGGTGGTGACCGCCCACAACCACGTCCTGCGGCGCTGGCTGCGGGCGGACGGCAATGGCGACGTGGAGAGCCAGCTCGACCACGCCTTCGGCATCGTCCGCAACACCTTCGGCAGCGGCATAGGGGCCGGCCGCAAAGGCGCGGTGGACGCCGAGCAGGCCGCCGCCGACCAGTCTCCGGCGGCCGGCGCCACCCGGCAGGACGAGGTGCTGGTGACGGTGGCCCGCACCGACGCACCGCTCGACGAGGTCATGCGGACCATCCGCGAGGCGCTCCAGCAGCCGGGGCGGTGA
- the ccrA gene encoding crotonyl-CoA carboxylase/reductase — MKEILEAIQSQDATSQDFAALKLPESYRGVTVHKDETEMFAGLQTREKDPRESLHLDDVPLPELGPGEALVAVMASSVNYNSVWTSIFEPLSTFGFLERYGRVSELTRRHDLPYHVIGSDLAGVVLRTGPGVNAWNPGDEVVAHCLSVELESSDGHNDTMLDPEQRIWGFETNFGGLAEIALVKSNQLMPKPDHLSWEEAAAPGLVNSTAYRQLVSRNGAGMKQGDNVLIWGASGGLGSYATQFALAGGATPICVVSSPEKAEICRRMGAEAVIDRNAEGYRFWKDEQNQDPREWKRFGKRIRELTGGEDVDIVFEHPGRETFGASVYVTRKGGTIVTCASTSGYNHEYDNRYLWMSLKRIIGSHFANYREAWEANRLIAKGKIHPTLSKVYSLEETGQAAYDVHRNLHQGKVGVLALAPEEGLGVRDHEMRAQHLDAINRFRNI; from the coding sequence GTGAAGGAAATCCTCGAAGCGATCCAGTCGCAGGACGCCACCTCGCAGGACTTCGCCGCACTGAAGCTCCCCGAGTCCTACCGGGGCGTCACCGTGCACAAGGACGAGACCGAGATGTTCGCCGGTCTTCAGACCCGCGAGAAGGACCCGCGCGAGTCGCTCCACCTCGACGACGTGCCCCTGCCCGAACTCGGCCCGGGCGAGGCCCTGGTGGCCGTGATGGCCTCCTCGGTCAACTACAACTCCGTCTGGACCTCGATCTTCGAGCCGCTCTCCACCTTCGGCTTCCTGGAGCGCTACGGCCGCGTCTCGGAGCTGACCAGGCGCCACGACCTGCCGTACCACGTCATCGGTTCCGACCTCGCGGGCGTCGTCCTGCGGACCGGGCCCGGTGTCAACGCCTGGAACCCGGGCGACGAGGTCGTCGCGCACTGCCTCTCGGTCGAGCTGGAGTCGAGTGACGGCCACAACGACACGATGCTCGACCCCGAGCAGCGGATCTGGGGCTTCGAGACCAACTTCGGCGGCCTCGCCGAGATCGCCCTGGTCAAGTCGAACCAGCTGATGCCCAAGCCGGACCACCTGAGCTGGGAGGAGGCGGCCGCCCCCGGGCTGGTCAACTCCACCGCCTACCGGCAGTTGGTCTCCCGCAACGGCGCCGGCATGAAGCAGGGCGACAACGTGCTGATCTGGGGCGCCAGCGGCGGCCTCGGCAGCTACGCCACCCAGTTCGCACTGGCCGGCGGCGCCACCCCGATCTGCGTGGTCTCCTCCCCCGAGAAGGCGGAGATCTGCCGGAGGATGGGCGCCGAGGCGGTCATCGACCGCAACGCCGAGGGCTACAGGTTCTGGAAGGACGAGCAGAACCAGGACCCGCGGGAGTGGAAGCGGTTCGGCAAGCGCATCCGCGAACTCACCGGCGGCGAGGACGTGGACATCGTCTTCGAGCACCCGGGCCGCGAGACCTTCGGCGCCTCGGTCTACGTCACCCGCAAGGGCGGCACCATCGTCACCTGCGCCTCCACCTCGGGATACAACCACGAGTACGACAACCGCTACCTGTGGATGTCGCTGAAGCGGATCATCGGCTCCCACTTCGCCAACTACCGCGAGGCGTGGGAGGCCAACCGCCTCATCGCCAAGGGCAAGATCCACCCGACCCTGTCGAAGGTCTACTCCCTGGAGGAGACCGGGCAGGCCGCCTACGACGTGCACCGCAACCTCCACCAGGGGAAGGTCGGCGTCCTCGCGCTGGCTCCCGAGGAGGGTCTCGGTGTGCGGGACCACGAGATGCGTGCCCAGCACCTCGACGCCATCAACCGCTTCCGGAACATCTGA
- a CDS encoding protein meaA encodes MTERQKDRPWLMRTYAGHSTAEASNALYRSNLAKGQTGLSVAFDLPTQTGYDPDHILARGEVGRVGVPVSHLGDMRRLFQDIPLEQMNTSMTINATAMWLLALYQVVAEEQGADITRLSGTTQNDIVKEYLSRGTHVFPPGPSLRLTTDMITYTVANIPKWNPINICSYHLQEAGATPVQEIAYAMSTAIAVLDAVRDSGQVPEEEFGSVVARISFFVNAGVRFVEEMCKMRAFGRIWDHVTRERYGIDSPKQRRFRYGVQVNSLGLTEAQPENNVQRIVLEMLAVTLSKDARARAVQLPAWNEALGLPRPWDQQWSLRIQQVLAHESDLLEYEDIFAGSHVVEAKVSGLVEECFAEIERIQEMGGAMAAVESGYLKSQLVSSHAERRARIEAGEEKIIGVNCYETTEPNPLTADLDTAIMTVDPANEARVVSALHTWRAERDEARAQEALEGLKRAAAGTANLMPATLECARAGVTTGEWSWALRDVFGEFRAPTGVSGAPVAVTAEEGSPLAAVRAKADRTAADLHVGKLRLLVGKPGLDGHSNGAEQIAVRARDAGFEVVYQGIRLTPEQIVSAAVAEDVHCVGLSILSGSHAELVPDVLARLRESGAADIPVVVGGIIPNSDAEDLKAAGVAAVFTPKDFGITEIIGRIVDEIRLVNKLDPLEVPA; translated from the coding sequence ATGACAGAGCGCCAGAAGGACCGGCCGTGGCTCATGCGGACGTACGCGGGCCACTCGACGGCGGAAGCGTCGAACGCGCTGTACCGCTCCAACCTCGCCAAGGGGCAGACCGGGCTCTCGGTCGCGTTCGACCTGCCGACGCAGACCGGCTACGACCCCGACCACATCCTCGCCCGCGGCGAGGTCGGCCGGGTGGGAGTCCCCGTCTCGCACCTCGGTGACATGCGGCGGCTGTTCCAGGACATCCCCCTGGAGCAGATGAACACGTCCATGACCATCAACGCCACCGCCATGTGGCTGCTGGCGCTCTACCAGGTGGTGGCCGAGGAGCAGGGAGCCGACATCACCCGGCTCTCCGGCACCACCCAGAACGACATCGTCAAGGAGTACCTGTCGCGCGGGACACACGTCTTCCCGCCCGGGCCGAGCCTCAGGCTCACCACGGACATGATCACGTACACCGTGGCCAACATCCCCAAGTGGAACCCGATCAACATCTGCAGCTACCACCTGCAGGAGGCGGGGGCCACCCCGGTCCAGGAGATCGCGTACGCCATGTCCACGGCCATCGCCGTGCTGGACGCCGTCCGCGACTCCGGACAGGTGCCCGAGGAGGAGTTCGGGTCGGTCGTCGCCCGGATCTCCTTCTTCGTCAACGCCGGCGTGCGCTTCGTCGAGGAGATGTGCAAGATGCGCGCCTTCGGCCGCATCTGGGACCACGTCACCCGCGAGCGGTACGGCATCGACAGCCCCAAGCAGCGCCGCTTCCGCTACGGCGTGCAGGTGAACTCGCTCGGGCTGACCGAGGCCCAGCCGGAGAACAACGTCCAGCGGATCGTCCTGGAGATGCTGGCCGTCACCCTCTCCAAGGACGCCCGCGCCCGCGCCGTGCAGCTGCCCGCCTGGAACGAGGCCCTGGGCCTGCCCAGGCCCTGGGACCAGCAGTGGTCCCTGCGCATCCAGCAGGTGCTGGCCCACGAGTCGGACCTGCTGGAGTACGAGGACATCTTCGCGGGGTCGCACGTCGTCGAGGCCAAGGTGTCCGGACTGGTCGAGGAGTGCTTCGCCGAGATCGAGCGCATCCAGGAGATGGGCGGCGCGATGGCCGCCGTCGAGTCGGGCTACCTCAAGTCGCAGCTCGTCTCCTCCCACGCGGAGCGCCGCGCCCGGATCGAGGCGGGCGAGGAGAAGATCATCGGCGTCAACTGCTACGAGACGACCGAGCCCAACCCCCTCACCGCCGACCTCGACACCGCGATCATGACCGTCGACCCGGCCAACGAGGCCCGCGTCGTCTCCGCCCTGCACACCTGGCGGGCCGAGCGCGACGAGGCCCGCGCGCAGGAGGCCCTGGAGGGGCTCAAGCGGGCCGCGGCCGGCACCGCCAACCTGATGCCGGCCACCCTGGAGTGCGCCCGCGCCGGGGTGACCACCGGCGAGTGGTCCTGGGCCCTGCGCGACGTCTTCGGCGAGTTCCGCGCCCCCACCGGGGTGTCCGGGGCACCGGTCGCCGTCACCGCCGAGGAGGGCTCACCGCTGGCGGCGGTGCGCGCCAAGGCCGACCGGACGGCGGCCGACCTCCACGTGGGCAAGCTCCGCCTGCTGGTCGGCAAACCCGGCCTGGACGGCCACTCCAACGGCGCGGAGCAGATCGCGGTCCGCGCCCGCGACGCCGGGTTCGAGGTGGTCTACCAGGGCATCCGCCTCACGCCCGAACAGATCGTGTCCGCCGCCGTCGCCGAGGACGTGCACTGCGTCGGCCTGTCGATCCTCTCCGGGTCGCACGCCGAACTCGTGCCGGACGTGCTCGCCCGGCTCCGGGAGTCGGGGGCCGCCGACATCCCGGTGGTCGTCGGCGGCATCATCCCCAACAGCGACGCCGAGGACCTGAAGGCGGCCGGTGTGGCCGCCGTCTTCACGCCCAAGGACTTCGGCATCACGGAGATCATCGGCCGTATCGTCGACGAGATCCGCCTCGTGAACAAGCTCGACCCTCTGGAGGTCCCCGCATGA
- a CDS encoding HpcH/HpaI aldolase/citrate lyase family protein, with protein sequence MTTVNRLRPRRSCLAVPGSNPRFLEKAQGLAADQVFLDLEDACAPLAKEGARHTIVDALNNGDWTGKTRVVRVNDWTTHWTYRDVVTVVEGAGANLDCIMLPKVQDAQQVVALDLLLTQIEKTMGYEVGRIGIEAQIENAKGLVNVDDIAGSSPRLETIVFGPADFMASINMKSLVVGQQPPGYPADAYHYILMRILMAARTHDLQAIDGPFLQIRDVDAFREVAGRSAALGFDGKWVLHPGQVDAANEIFSPSQDDYDHAELILDAYDWCTSEEGGKKGSAMLGDEMIDEASRKMALVIAGKGRAAGMTRTSKFEAPEG encoded by the coding sequence ATGACGACCGTCAACCGGCTCCGGCCGCGCCGCTCCTGCCTCGCCGTCCCCGGCTCCAACCCGCGCTTCCTGGAGAAGGCCCAGGGCCTCGCCGCCGACCAGGTCTTCCTCGACCTGGAGGACGCCTGCGCGCCGCTGGCCAAGGAGGGCGCCCGGCACACCATCGTCGACGCGCTGAACAACGGCGACTGGACCGGCAAGACCCGCGTCGTGCGCGTCAACGACTGGACCACCCACTGGACCTACCGCGACGTGGTGACGGTCGTCGAGGGCGCCGGAGCCAACCTCGACTGCATCATGCTGCCGAAGGTGCAGGACGCTCAGCAGGTCGTCGCCCTGGACCTGCTGCTCACCCAGATCGAGAAGACGATGGGCTACGAGGTCGGCCGGATCGGCATCGAGGCCCAGATCGAGAACGCCAAGGGCCTGGTCAACGTCGACGACATCGCCGGCTCCTCGCCGCGCCTGGAGACCATCGTCTTCGGCCCGGCCGACTTCATGGCCTCGATCAACATGAAGAGCCTGGTCGTCGGCCAGCAGCCGCCCGGCTACCCGGCCGACGCCTACCACTACATCCTGATGCGCATCCTGATGGCCGCCCGCACCCACGACCTCCAGGCGATCGACGGGCCCTTCCTCCAGATCCGCGACGTGGACGCCTTCCGCGAGGTGGCGGGCCGCTCGGCCGCCCTCGGGTTCGACGGCAAGTGGGTGCTGCACCCCGGACAGGTCGACGCCGCCAACGAGATCTTCTCGCCCTCCCAGGACGACTACGACCACGCCGAGCTGATCCTGGACGCGTACGACTGGTGCACCTCGGAGGAGGGCGGCAAGAAGGGCTCGGCGATGCTCGGCGACGAGATGATCGACGAGGCCAGCCGCAAGATGGCCCTGGTCATCGCGGGCAAGGGGCGCGCCGCCGGGATGACCCGTACCTCCAAGTTCGAAGCGCCGGAGGGCTGA
- a CDS encoding MaoC family dehydratase, translated as MQFGRTYEEFEVGAVYKHWPGKTVTEYDDHLFCLLTMNHHPLHMDSHYAESTTDFGRNVVVGNYVYSLLLGMSVPDVSGKAIANLEIESLRHVAPTFHGDTVYGETTVLDKTPSRSKSDRGIVYVETKGYKQDGTLVCIFRRKVMVPTETYIKERGGEQPGRPELKAQEK; from the coding sequence GTGCAGTTCGGACGCACGTACGAGGAGTTCGAGGTCGGCGCGGTCTACAAGCACTGGCCGGGAAAGACGGTCACCGAGTACGACGACCACCTCTTCTGCCTGCTGACCATGAACCACCACCCGCTCCACATGGACAGCCACTACGCCGAGTCCACGACGGACTTCGGCAGGAACGTGGTGGTCGGCAACTACGTCTACTCCCTGCTGCTCGGCATGTCGGTGCCCGACGTCTCGGGCAAGGCCATCGCCAACCTGGAGATCGAGTCGCTGCGCCACGTCGCGCCGACCTTCCACGGCGACACGGTCTACGGAGAGACGACGGTGCTGGACAAGACCCCGTCCCGCTCCAAGAGCGACCGCGGCATCGTGTACGTGGAGACCAAGGGCTACAAGCAGGACGGCACCCTGGTCTGCATCTTCCGCCGCAAGGTGATGGTCCCCACCGAGACGTACATCAAGGAGCGCGGCGGCGAGCAGCCCGGCCGCCCGGAGCTGAAGGCACAGGAGAAGTAG